One genomic segment of Burkholderia pyrrocinia includes these proteins:
- the bcsQ gene encoding cellulose biosynthesis protein BcsQ encodes MKTIAITSTTGGAGRTTLAAALAVLLARRGRPVVAVEFDAQNLMGATLGLDTLAEQGLAQTVLGGAEPWHAHTWRNADGVLFVPYGQVDAAGAATCDARLTADPAWLSRALDEIALPADGVVLVDTARYPSPQAEQAIRRADLTLVVVPPEPTACATVAARLGALRAGGGELQIVVNRLNPARDMQRDAIAMLRAVAGPASMLEQRIHVDAAVPEALARGSWIFDDAPYSQTSHDLNGIANWVDAWLAAAAAGRTGAKR; translated from the coding sequence ATGAAGACGATCGCCATTACGTCGACGACGGGCGGCGCGGGCCGCACGACGCTCGCCGCCGCGCTCGCGGTGCTGCTCGCGCGCCGCGGCCGGCCGGTCGTCGCCGTCGAATTCGATGCGCAGAACCTGATGGGCGCGACGCTGGGCCTCGACACGCTGGCCGAGCAAGGCCTCGCGCAGACCGTGCTCGGCGGCGCCGAGCCGTGGCACGCGCATACGTGGCGCAATGCCGACGGCGTGCTGTTCGTGCCGTACGGGCAGGTCGACGCGGCCGGCGCGGCCACGTGCGATGCGCGGCTCACGGCCGACCCCGCATGGCTGTCGCGCGCGCTCGACGAGATCGCGCTGCCGGCCGACGGCGTCGTGCTGGTCGACACCGCGCGCTATCCGTCGCCGCAGGCCGAGCAGGCGATTCGCCGCGCGGACCTGACGCTCGTCGTCGTGCCGCCCGAACCGACTGCCTGCGCGACGGTGGCCGCGCGGCTCGGCGCGCTCCGCGCCGGTGGCGGCGAACTGCAGATCGTCGTGAACCGGCTGAACCCGGCGCGCGACATGCAGCGCGACGCGATCGCGATGCTGCGCGCGGTCGCCGGGCCGGCGTCGATGCTCGAACAGCGGATCCACGTCGACGCGGCCGTGCCCGAAGCGCTCGCGCGCGGTAGCTGGATCTTCGACGACGCGCCGTATTCGCAGACGTCGCACGACCTGAACGGCATCGCGAACTGGGTCGATGCGTGGCTGGCGGCGGCCGCCGCCGGTCGCACCGGAGCGAAGCGATGA
- the bcsG gene encoding cellulose biosynthesis protein BcsG, whose product MTFWNLYFILKFALFATGHLQPLWLANLAFALALAASAPIRQRAWRIVRQVAAIAIAVPLLAREMHAPPLARLAEAAREMSTFRADYWMELLPRLLPPVLVLTVVGALVVYFIVNRWLRVATFVLAALIVMPLWQAGSGLMARVVAPSAQQQANATGATLSDRPEDHNAALATFRAQESQRQVAFGHPGNDPAAQFDVIVLHVCSLSWDDLDAAKVRNHPMLSHFDYLFTNFSTAASYSGPAAIRVLRASCGQEAHEDLYKPAPQQCRLFAQLAGAGYTVQSLLNHDGHFDNFLQVIHDNLGAPGAPMISNAAAPVAMHAFDGSAIKDDYGTLANWYAQRASVPGPVALYYNTISLHDGNRVVGSSLTSLDSYPQRATKLMSDFDRLADLIAQSSRRAVIVFVPEHGAALRGDKNQVAGLREIPTPRVVHGPVGVRLVGFAGNHGATTVIEQPTSFLALAQLLSNLVSNSPFKPGATLAQYAADLPRTRMVGENEGTVTMQTAAGYAVKTPDGVWIDEQ is encoded by the coding sequence ATGACGTTCTGGAATCTGTATTTCATCCTGAAGTTCGCGCTGTTCGCGACCGGGCACCTGCAGCCGCTGTGGCTCGCGAACCTCGCGTTCGCGCTGGCGCTCGCGGCGAGCGCGCCGATCCGGCAGCGTGCGTGGCGCATCGTCCGGCAGGTCGCGGCGATCGCGATCGCGGTGCCGCTGCTTGCGCGCGAGATGCATGCGCCGCCGCTTGCACGCCTCGCCGAGGCCGCCCGCGAAATGAGCACGTTCCGCGCCGACTACTGGATGGAACTGCTGCCGCGCCTGCTGCCGCCCGTGCTGGTGCTGACGGTCGTCGGCGCGCTGGTCGTCTATTTCATCGTCAACCGCTGGCTGCGCGTCGCGACGTTCGTGCTGGCCGCGCTGATCGTGATGCCGCTGTGGCAGGCAGGCAGCGGGCTGATGGCGCGCGTCGTCGCGCCGTCCGCGCAGCAGCAGGCGAACGCGACGGGTGCGACCCTCTCCGACCGGCCCGAGGACCACAACGCGGCGCTCGCGACGTTCCGCGCGCAGGAGTCGCAGCGGCAGGTCGCGTTCGGCCATCCCGGCAACGATCCGGCCGCGCAGTTCGACGTGATCGTGCTGCACGTCTGCTCGCTGTCGTGGGACGACCTCGATGCGGCGAAGGTGCGCAACCACCCGATGCTGAGCCACTTCGACTACCTGTTCACGAACTTCAGCACGGCCGCGAGCTACAGCGGCCCGGCGGCGATCCGCGTGCTGCGCGCGAGCTGCGGGCAGGAGGCGCACGAGGACCTGTACAAGCCCGCGCCGCAGCAGTGCCGGTTGTTCGCGCAACTCGCGGGCGCCGGCTACACGGTGCAGTCGCTGCTGAACCACGACGGCCACTTCGACAACTTCCTGCAGGTGATTCACGACAACCTCGGTGCGCCCGGCGCACCGATGATCTCGAACGCGGCCGCGCCCGTCGCGATGCATGCGTTCGACGGCTCCGCGATCAAGGACGACTACGGGACGCTCGCGAACTGGTATGCGCAGCGCGCGTCGGTGCCGGGGCCCGTCGCGCTGTACTACAACACGATCAGCCTGCACGACGGCAACCGCGTGGTCGGCAGTTCGCTGACGAGCCTCGACTCGTATCCGCAGCGCGCGACGAAGCTGATGAGCGACTTCGATCGTCTCGCCGACCTGATCGCGCAATCGAGCCGCCGCGCGGTGATCGTGTTCGTGCCCGAGCACGGCGCCGCGCTGCGCGGCGACAAGAACCAGGTCGCGGGGCTGCGCGAGATCCCGACGCCGCGCGTCGTGCACGGGCCGGTCGGCGTGCGGCTCGTCGGCTTTGCCGGCAACCACGGTGCGACGACCGTGATCGAGCAGCCGACCAGCTTTCTCGCGCTCGCGCAGTTGTTGTCGAATCTCGTATCGAACAGCCCGTTCAAGCCGGGCGCGACGCTTGCGCAATATGCGGCGGACCTGCCGCGCACGCGGATGGTCGGCGAGAACGAGGGCACGGTGACGATGCAGACGGCCGCGGGCTACGCGGTGAAAACTCCGGACGGCGTATGGATCGACGAACAGTAA
- the bcsA gene encoding UDP-forming cellulose synthase catalytic subunit: protein MKAAFAPRLRALGRRAADWFARGIGLPAERTLVDWLVRLFFHAPPPGRPDHVRRWVRVAFLRLAHEWGVLQPLSPREWLWRSIVRAPRAADGRPARDPLAWFDTFVVPVYVAGRAVGRRIDALLARLPWARWGGWLDARANGVGRRRWLVPLLLVAGALLWAAAGMSPLMPGAQFAFFAIVAVLALALRRLPGHLPTLALASLALLATLRYVWWRTTQTLDFRGPVEAIAGYLLYGAEAYTWMILLLGFVQTAWPLDRPIVPLPDDPDTWPTVDIYIPTYNEPLSVVKPTVFAAQSIDWPTAKLRVYLLDDGRRPEFAAFAAEAGIDYLTRDDNLHAKAGNINRALPRTHGEYIAIFDCDHVPTRSFLQTTMGVFLRDPKCALVQTPHHFFSPDPFERNLGTFREIPNEGNLFYGLVQSGNDLWNATFFCGSCAVLKRSALEEVGGVAVETVTEDAHTALKLHRRGYTSAYLPTVQAAGLATESLAGHVKQRTRWARGMAQIFRIDNPFLGRGLGFIQRICYGNAMLHFFYGIPRLVFLTIPLAYLFFHLYFINASALALASYVIPYLVLANVANSRMQGRYRHSFWAEVYESVLAWYIALPTTVAFFSPKHGKFNVTDKGGKIDEGYVDWSTSKPYLVLFGLNVLAIAAGLWRLVADQGDEASTILITLGWTVYNLAMLGAALAVARETRQVRVTHRIAMRVPATLLLADGTTAACFTSDYSTGGLGLERVPGLPLAVGDTLTVCVTRGDRPFPFPVRVSRVTPTHVGVSFEELTLEQERQLVQCTFGRADAWLDWHEGTRADTPLGGLKEVLRIGVNGYVRMWKGAAHGLQAVLAPKLDRARD from the coding sequence ATGAAGGCCGCCTTCGCGCCGCGGCTGCGCGCACTCGGCCGCCGTGCGGCCGACTGGTTCGCACGCGGCATCGGGCTGCCGGCGGAGCGCACGCTGGTCGACTGGCTCGTGCGGCTGTTCTTCCACGCGCCGCCGCCCGGCCGGCCCGACCACGTGCGCCGCTGGGTGCGCGTCGCGTTCCTGCGGCTCGCGCACGAGTGGGGCGTGCTGCAGCCGCTCAGCCCGCGCGAATGGCTGTGGCGCTCGATCGTGCGCGCGCCGCGCGCGGCCGACGGCCGGCCCGCGCGCGATCCGCTCGCGTGGTTCGACACGTTCGTCGTGCCCGTCTATGTGGCCGGGCGCGCGGTCGGCCGGCGCATCGACGCGCTGCTCGCACGCCTGCCGTGGGCGCGCTGGGGTGGCTGGCTCGATGCGCGCGCGAACGGCGTCGGCCGGCGCCGCTGGCTCGTGCCGCTGCTGCTCGTGGCCGGCGCGCTGCTGTGGGCCGCGGCCGGGATGTCGCCGCTGATGCCCGGCGCGCAGTTTGCGTTCTTCGCGATCGTCGCGGTGCTGGCGCTCGCGCTGCGCCGCCTGCCGGGCCACCTGCCGACGCTCGCGCTCGCGTCGCTCGCGCTGCTCGCGACGCTGCGCTACGTGTGGTGGCGCACGACGCAGACGCTCGACTTCCGCGGCCCGGTCGAGGCGATCGCCGGCTACCTGCTGTACGGCGCCGAAGCCTATACGTGGATGATCCTGCTGCTCGGTTTCGTGCAGACCGCATGGCCGCTCGACCGGCCGATCGTGCCGCTGCCCGACGATCCCGACACCTGGCCGACCGTCGACATCTACATCCCGACCTACAACGAGCCGCTGTCGGTCGTGAAGCCGACGGTCTTCGCCGCGCAGAGCATCGACTGGCCGACGGCGAAGCTGCGCGTCTACCTGCTCGACGACGGCCGGCGCCCCGAGTTCGCGGCGTTCGCGGCCGAGGCCGGCATCGACTACCTGACGCGCGACGACAACCTTCACGCGAAGGCCGGCAACATCAACCGTGCGCTGCCGAGGACGCACGGCGAATACATCGCGATCTTCGACTGCGATCACGTGCCGACGCGCTCGTTCCTGCAGACGACGATGGGCGTGTTCCTGCGCGATCCGAAGTGTGCGCTCGTGCAGACGCCGCACCATTTCTTCTCGCCCGATCCGTTCGAGCGCAACCTCGGCACGTTCCGCGAGATCCCGAACGAGGGCAACCTGTTCTACGGGCTCGTGCAGTCGGGCAACGACCTGTGGAACGCGACGTTCTTCTGCGGGTCGTGCGCGGTGCTCAAGCGCAGCGCGCTGGAGGAGGTCGGCGGCGTCGCGGTGGAAACCGTGACCGAGGATGCGCATACGGCGCTCAAGCTGCACCGGCGCGGCTATACGTCGGCGTACCTGCCGACCGTGCAGGCGGCCGGCCTCGCGACCGAAAGCCTCGCGGGCCACGTGAAGCAGCGCACGCGCTGGGCGCGCGGGATGGCGCAGATCTTCCGCATCGACAACCCGTTCCTCGGGCGCGGGCTCGGCTTCATCCAGCGGATCTGCTACGGCAACGCGATGCTGCACTTCTTCTACGGGATTCCGCGGCTGGTGTTCCTGACGATCCCGCTCGCGTACCTGTTCTTCCACCTGTACTTCATCAACGCGTCGGCGCTCGCGCTCGCGAGCTACGTGATCCCGTATCTCGTGCTCGCGAACGTCGCGAACTCGCGAATGCAGGGGCGCTACCGCCATTCGTTCTGGGCCGAGGTCTACGAATCGGTGCTCGCGTGGTACATCGCGCTGCCGACCACCGTCGCGTTCTTCAGCCCGAAGCACGGCAAGTTCAACGTGACCGACAAGGGCGGCAAGATCGACGAAGGCTATGTCGACTGGTCGACGTCGAAGCCGTATCTCGTGCTGTTCGGGCTGAACGTGCTCGCGATCGCCGCCGGCCTGTGGCGGCTGGTGGCCGACCAGGGCGACGAGGCGTCGACGATCCTGATCACGCTCGGCTGGACCGTGTACAACCTCGCGATGCTCGGCGCGGCGCTGGCCGTCGCGCGCGAGACCAGGCAGGTGCGCGTCACGCACCGGATCGCGATGCGCGTGCCGGCCACGTTGCTGCTTGCCGACGGAACGACTGCCGCATGCTTCACGAGCGACTACTCGACCGGCGGCCTCGGCCTCGAACGCGTGCCGGGGCTGCCGCTCGCCGTCGGCGACACGCTGACGGTGTGCGTGACGCGCGGCGACCGGCCGTTCCCGTTCCCGGTGCGCGTGAGCCGCGTGACGCCGACCCACGTCGGCGTGAGCTTCGAGGAACTGACGCTCGAACAGGAACGCCAGCTCGTGCAATGCACGTTCGGCCGCGCGGATGCGTGGCTCGACTGGCACGAAGGCACGCGCGCCGACACGCCGCTCGGCGGGCTGAAGGAAGTGCTGCGCATCGGCGTGAATGGTTACGTGCGAATGTGGAAGGGTGCGGCGCACGGCCTGCAGGCCGTGCTGGCGCCGAAACTCGATCGGGCGCGCGACTGA
- the bcsE gene encoding cellulose biosynthesis protein BcsE gives MNTEIDATRPALGATGLLGRLRALLRAGPAGGRVGTLSRLAIDGLPDAWTQLEAGGLYAIYAAGGTPACDALVWESARQARTRDVTVVLARDAARVAEQMQARGFTGGAQPAGWPRNLSVLAMPAAAEPADGAGAGAIGDAPRRAAPGPFARLTGGLRAMKRYGFRARSLYFVEGAQRWFSWDDPVALAEEAHALADWCRTRRIALVLLLDPEAARAGTDARTDDPPLVRDADRTPRSGFHGVCSGVAQMQRTHGELLWVVDFWRAGDTLAAGEVRPLRFAPGGRLSASVDGGATEPARRMKLASDEDRVVVSRAVFDDANRLPGDWEIVDDNAAVVAACARAQAATAVLVFRSHAQLEALCADVHALRRQCGGALKIAVVERGEVLRQQFEMLVLSVGANRVVARDLPVSRMQAAVHALRGQLYARPVAADYRAALAAALGDSVLGYLPVGAFCLRIRAVLDRGAVLALPHTLAKIALLPGVSHVDALRHCRPRRAGDVVTADPGHLYVFLFACEPVDADDALARIFDVPVDTLSDRVVCLGQGSIDTELDALKAENRRAPIADYSDLFAVKQPAGTTRAATSARADHGATVADAIDVTGAAGTGTHRDVLPEPAHAAADTPAPLPAIPAIPVARTRGATRSAMPLRKPEGA, from the coding sequence GTGAATACGGAAATCGATGCCACCCGTCCCGCGCTCGGCGCTACCGGCCTGCTGGGCCGCCTGCGCGCGCTGCTGCGCGCGGGGCCGGCCGGCGGCCGCGTCGGCACGCTGAGCCGGCTCGCGATCGACGGCCTGCCCGATGCGTGGACGCAACTGGAGGCCGGCGGCCTGTATGCGATCTACGCGGCCGGCGGCACGCCGGCGTGCGACGCGCTCGTATGGGAGAGCGCGCGGCAGGCGCGCACGCGCGACGTCACGGTCGTGCTCGCACGCGATGCGGCGCGCGTTGCCGAACAGATGCAGGCGCGCGGCTTCACGGGCGGCGCACAGCCGGCCGGCTGGCCGCGCAACCTGAGCGTGCTGGCGATGCCGGCGGCGGCCGAGCCGGCCGACGGCGCTGGCGCTGGCGCGATCGGCGACGCACCGCGCCGCGCGGCGCCGGGCCCGTTCGCGCGGCTGACCGGCGGCTTGCGCGCGATGAAGCGCTACGGTTTTCGTGCGCGTTCGCTGTATTTCGTCGAAGGCGCACAGCGCTGGTTCAGCTGGGACGATCCGGTCGCGCTTGCCGAAGAAGCGCACGCACTGGCCGACTGGTGCCGCACGCGCCGCATCGCGCTCGTGCTGTTGCTCGATCCCGAAGCGGCCCGGGCAGGCACCGATGCGCGTACCGACGATCCGCCGCTCGTGCGCGATGCCGATCGCACGCCGCGCAGCGGTTTCCACGGCGTCTGCTCGGGCGTCGCGCAGATGCAGCGCACGCACGGCGAACTGCTGTGGGTCGTCGATTTCTGGCGCGCGGGCGACACGCTCGCGGCCGGCGAGGTGCGGCCGCTGCGCTTTGCGCCGGGCGGCCGGCTGTCGGCGAGCGTCGATGGCGGCGCGACCGAGCCGGCGCGCCGGATGAAGCTCGCGAGCGACGAGGATCGCGTCGTCGTCAGCCGCGCTGTGTTCGACGATGCGAACCGCCTGCCCGGCGACTGGGAAATCGTCGACGACAACGCGGCCGTCGTCGCGGCCTGCGCGCGTGCCCAGGCCGCGACCGCGGTGCTCGTGTTCCGCTCGCATGCGCAGCTCGAAGCGTTGTGCGCGGACGTGCACGCGCTGCGCCGGCAGTGCGGCGGCGCGCTGAAGATCGCGGTCGTCGAGCGCGGCGAGGTGCTGCGCCAGCAGTTCGAAATGCTCGTGCTGAGCGTCGGCGCGAACCGTGTCGTCGCGCGCGACCTGCCGGTGTCGCGGATGCAGGCCGCCGTGCACGCGCTGCGCGGCCAGCTTTATGCGCGGCCCGTCGCGGCCGACTATCGCGCCGCACTCGCGGCCGCGCTCGGCGATTCGGTGCTCGGCTATCTGCCGGTCGGCGCGTTCTGCCTGCGGATTCGCGCGGTGCTCGATCGCGGCGCCGTGCTCGCGCTGCCGCATACGCTCGCGAAGATCGCGCTGCTGCCGGGCGTGTCGCATGTCGACGCGCTGCGGCACTGCCGGCCGCGCCGCGCGGGCGACGTCGTGACGGCCGATCCCGGGCACCTGTACGTGTTCCTGTTCGCGTGCGAACCGGTCGACGCCGACGACGCGCTCGCGCGGATCTTCGACGTGCCGGTCGACACGCTGTCCGACCGCGTCGTATGCCTCGGGCAGGGCAGCATCGACACGGAGCTCGATGCGCTGAAGGCCGAGAACCGGCGTGCGCCGATCGCGGACTACAGCGACCTGTTCGCGGTCAAGCAGCCGGCGGGCACCACGCGTGCGGCGACATCGGCGCGTGCGGACCACGGTGCGACGGTGGCCGACGCGATCGACGTAACCGGTGCGGCCGGAACCGGGACGCATCGCGACGTACTGCCGGAACCCGCGCACGCTGCCGCCGATACGCCGGCGCCGCTGCCTGCCATTCCCGCGATTCCCGTCGCGCGAACGCGAGGCGCCACCCGCAGCGCGATGCCGCTGCGCAAGCCGGAGGGCGCATGA